One Augochlora pura isolate Apur16 chromosome 10, APUR_v2.2.1, whole genome shotgun sequence DNA window includes the following coding sequences:
- the Psa gene encoding puromycin-sensitive aminopeptidase isoform X1, which translates to MSSTKSSFHRLPTDVLPCHYEIFLTPNLKTFVFNGKMNVNVDVVKSTDTVVVNSMDINIKSVAFHCQEKDPILTKKIDISIPDETITFIFNEKLPSGKSGYLSVEFDGEINDKMKGLYRSKYTRLDGNVDYAAVTQFESTDARRCFPCWDEPSHKATFDIVLNVPLGLTALSNMPVKKKETNQESMETYYFETTPIMSTYLVAIVIGEFDYIEDTSRDGVLVRVYTPKSKTEQGRFALETSVKVLPYYKDYFGIAYPLPKIDLIAIADFSSGAMENWGLVTYRETCLLVDPQNTSAHRKQWIALVVAHELAHQWFGNLVTMEWWTHLWLNEGYASFVEFLCVADLFPEYDIWSQFVTDTYIAALELDALQNSHPIEVPVGHPSEIDEIFDEISYNKGACVIRMLHAYIGDDDFRKGMNLYLNRYSYGNAETMDLWRALEEASNKNVGSVMSTWTEQQGFPVVTVQHRQEGNDRILTLTQKRFLAGGVEETGDSSWIIPISVSTSEDPKKFVITDLLDEKTKEFRVKDVAPDSWVKLNPGTIGFYRTHYSSDALTLLLPAVKDGTLPPLDRLGLFDDLFAVAQAGRAFTVEVLQLMHAFQKEDNFTVWSSIDNALRKIGLLLSHLECLDSYKAFGRSLMHDIRNKLGWDPKPNESHCDTLLRSLVLDRMAVLNDADTIEEAKKRFEMHVSHKTLLSADLRSPVYKAVLSNGNNETYQMMLKLYREADLHEEKDRILRALGAIKDEAILAEILEFAMSDEVRAQDAVYAFMSASMTYKGRLMTWEFIKKHWDTIHDRYGGGFLMTRLVKIVTESFVTEEQAKDVENFFKEHPTPGTERTVQQSVESIRLNVAWLARDLDSIKKFLDQQSKSI; encoded by the exons ATGTCGAGTACAAAGTCATCATTTCACCGTCTGCCGACTGACGTTCTGCCGTGCCATTATGAGATCTTTTTGACACCGAATTTGAAAACTTTTGTATTCAATGGAAAGATGAATGTGAATGTTGAT GTGGTAAAGTCCACGGATACCGTTGTTGTGAATTCCATGGACATCAACATCAAAAGCGTTGCTTTTCACTGCCAGGAGAAAGACCctattttaacaaagaagATTGATATTTCCATACCTGATGAAACAATTACCttcatatttaatgaaaagttGCCATCTGGCAAATCTGGATATTTATCTGTAGAGTTTGAtggagaaattaatgataaaatgaAAGGTCTTTATAGAAGCAAATATACTag GCTAGATGGAAACGTTGATTACGCAGCTGTAACTCAATTCGAGTCAACAGATGCTAGACGTTGCTTCCCATGTTGGGACGAACCATCTCACAAAGCCACATTTGATATTGTCTTAAACGTGCCATTAGGTCTTACAGCACTCTCAAACATG cctgttaaaaaaaaagaaacaaatcaGGAATCAATGGAAACGTACTACTTCGAGACAACGCCAATAATGTCAACATACTTGGTAGCAATAGTTATTGGTGAATTTGATTACATAGAGGATACGTCTCGTGACGGAGTATTGGTAAGAGTATACACACCAAAATCTAAGACCGAACAGGGTCGATTTGCGTTGGAAACGTCCGTTAAGGTGTTGCCATACTACAAAGATTACTTCGGAATTGCATATCCGTTACCGAAAATCGATTTGATTGCGATCGCTGACTTTTCGTCAGGAGCTATGGAAAATTGGGGATTGGTCACGTACCGTGAAACGTGTCTTCTAGTGGATCCACAGAACACGTCTGCTCATCGAAAGCAGTGGATCGCATTAGTTGTGGCGCACGAGTTGGCGCATCAATGGTTTGGAAATCTTGTTACCATGGAATGGTGGACTCACCTGTGGCTGAATGAGGGGTACGCCTCGTTCGTGGAGTTCTTATGCGTTGCGGACCTGTTCCCGGAGTACGACATTTGGTCCCAATTTGTTACGGATACATACATCGCAGCGCTAGAATTAGATGCTCTACAGAACAGCCATCCGATTGAGGTGCCAGTCGGTCACCCGTCTGAGattgatgaaattttcgacgaaatttcaTACAATAAAGGAGCCTGCGTTATTAGAATGCTGCACGCCTATATCGGAGATGATGATTTCCGCAAGGGAATGAACCTGTACTTAAATAGGTACAGTTACGGTAACGCGGAAACTATGGACCTTTGGCGCGCTTTGGAAGAAGCCAGTAATAAGAACGTAGGTTCCGTGATGTCGACGTGGACTGAACAACAAGGTTTTCCTGTTGTCACAGTTCAACATCGTCAGGAAGGCAATGACAGGATCCTGACCCTCACCCAGAAGAGATTTTTGGCTGGAGGTGTCGAGGAGACGGGTGACAGCTCATGGATAATTCCCATAAGCGTGAGCACATCGGAGGATCCCAAAAAATTTGTGATAACGGATTTGTTGGATGAAAAAACAAAAGAGTTCAGAGTTAAAGACGTTGCTCCAGATAGCTGGGTGAAACTCAACCCTGGGACAATCGGTTTCTACAGGACTCACTATAGTTCTGACGCGCTGACATTGCTATTACCAGCTGTTAAAGATGGCACGTTACCTCCGTTGGACAGATTGGGTCTCTTCGATGATCTGTTCGCCGTGGCACAAGCTGGCCGCGCTTTCACCGTGGAAGTGCTCCAACTAATGCATGCCTTCCAAAAGGAAGACAACTTCACTGTGTGGTCTAGTATAGACAACGCTCTGAGGAAAATCGGGTTGCTCCTCTCTCATTTAGAGTGCTTAGACTCCTACAAGGCGTTCGGACGCTCCTTGATGCATGACATTCGCAACAAACTGGGTTGGGACCCTAAACCAAATGAAAGTCATTGCGATACGCTACTGAGATCTTTAGTTCTGGACCGCATGGCAGTCCTGAACGACGCGGACACCATCGAGGAAGCGAAGAAACGGTTCGAGATGCATGTCTCTCACAAAACCCTTCTTTCCGCCGACTTGCGCAGCCCCGTGTACAAGGCTGTACTCTCTAACGGCAACAACGAAACTTACCAGATGATGCTTAAGCTCTATCGCGAGGCTGACCTACACGAGGAGAAAGATAGAATACTGAGAGCTCTCGGCGCAATCAAGGACGAAGCTATACTCGCGGAGATCTTGGAATTCGCTATGAGCGACGAGGTCAGGGCTCAAGATGCGGTGTACGCGTTCATGTCAGCGTCGATGACGTATAAGGGTCGTCTGATGACCTGGGAGTTCATCAAGAAACACTGGGACACGATCCACGATCGTTACGGCGGCGGTTTTCTGATGACTAGACTCGTTAAGATTGTCACCGAGAGCTTCGTCACCGAAGAGCAGGCTAAAGACGTTGAGAACTTCTTTAAGGAGCACCCAACGCCTGGCACAGAGCGAACAGTTCAGCAGAGCGTCGAGTCTATCAGATTGAACGTGGCATGGCTGGCCAGAGACTTAGACTCTATCAAAAAATTCCTGGACCAGCAGAGCAAAAGTATATAG
- the Psa gene encoding puromycin-sensitive aminopeptidase isoform X2 encodes MSSTKSSFHRLPTDVLPCHYEIFLTPNLKTFVFNGKMNVNVDVVKSTDTVVVNSMDINIKSVAFHCQEKDPILTKKIDISIPDETITFIFNEKLPSGKSGYLSVEFDGEINDKMKGLYRSKYTRESDWGAVTFLCPTHARTVFPCWDEPTLKATFSIRLTLPCNTSLVALSNMPVKKKETNQESMETYYFETTPIMSTYLVAIVIGEFDYIEDTSRDGVLVRVYTPKSKTEQGRFALETSVKVLPYYKDYFGIAYPLPKIDLIAIADFSSGAMENWGLVTYRETCLLVDPQNTSAHRKQWIALVVAHELAHQWFGNLVTMEWWTHLWLNEGYASFVEFLCVADLFPEYDIWSQFVTDTYIAALELDALQNSHPIEVPVGHPSEIDEIFDEISYNKGACVIRMLHAYIGDDDFRKGMNLYLNRYSYGNAETMDLWRALEEASNKNVGSVMSTWTEQQGFPVVTVQHRQEGNDRILTLTQKRFLAGGVEETGDSSWIIPISVSTSEDPKKFVITDLLDEKTKEFRVKDVAPDSWVKLNPGTIGFYRTHYSSDALTLLLPAVKDGTLPPLDRLGLFDDLFAVAQAGRAFTVEVLQLMHAFQKEDNFTVWSSIDNALRKIGLLLSHLECLDSYKAFGRSLMHDIRNKLGWDPKPNESHCDTLLRSLVLDRMAVLNDADTIEEAKKRFEMHVSHKTLLSADLRSPVYKAVLSNGNNETYQMMLKLYREADLHEEKDRILRALGAIKDEAILAEILEFAMSDEVRAQDAVYAFMSASMTYKGRLMTWEFIKKHWDTIHDRYGGGFLMTRLVKIVTESFVTEEQAKDVENFFKEHPTPGTERTVQQSVESIRLNVAWLARDLDSIKKFLDQQSKSI; translated from the exons ATGTCGAGTACAAAGTCATCATTTCACCGTCTGCCGACTGACGTTCTGCCGTGCCATTATGAGATCTTTTTGACACCGAATTTGAAAACTTTTGTATTCAATGGAAAGATGAATGTGAATGTTGAT GTGGTAAAGTCCACGGATACCGTTGTTGTGAATTCCATGGACATCAACATCAAAAGCGTTGCTTTTCACTGCCAGGAGAAAGACCctattttaacaaagaagATTGATATTTCCATACCTGATGAAACAATTACCttcatatttaatgaaaagttGCCATCTGGCAAATCTGGATATTTATCTGTAGAGTTTGAtggagaaattaatgataaaatgaAAGGTCTTTATAGAAGCAAATATACTag AGAAAGTGACTGGGGTGCTGTAACTTTTTTATGTCCCACACATGCACGTACAGTTTTCCCTTGTTGGGATGAACCAACATTAAAAGCTACTTTTTCGATTAGGCTTACACTACCATGCAATACGTCGCTTGTCGCCTTGTCCAACATG cctgttaaaaaaaaagaaacaaatcaGGAATCAATGGAAACGTACTACTTCGAGACAACGCCAATAATGTCAACATACTTGGTAGCAATAGTTATTGGTGAATTTGATTACATAGAGGATACGTCTCGTGACGGAGTATTGGTAAGAGTATACACACCAAAATCTAAGACCGAACAGGGTCGATTTGCGTTGGAAACGTCCGTTAAGGTGTTGCCATACTACAAAGATTACTTCGGAATTGCATATCCGTTACCGAAAATCGATTTGATTGCGATCGCTGACTTTTCGTCAGGAGCTATGGAAAATTGGGGATTGGTCACGTACCGTGAAACGTGTCTTCTAGTGGATCCACAGAACACGTCTGCTCATCGAAAGCAGTGGATCGCATTAGTTGTGGCGCACGAGTTGGCGCATCAATGGTTTGGAAATCTTGTTACCATGGAATGGTGGACTCACCTGTGGCTGAATGAGGGGTACGCCTCGTTCGTGGAGTTCTTATGCGTTGCGGACCTGTTCCCGGAGTACGACATTTGGTCCCAATTTGTTACGGATACATACATCGCAGCGCTAGAATTAGATGCTCTACAGAACAGCCATCCGATTGAGGTGCCAGTCGGTCACCCGTCTGAGattgatgaaattttcgacgaaatttcaTACAATAAAGGAGCCTGCGTTATTAGAATGCTGCACGCCTATATCGGAGATGATGATTTCCGCAAGGGAATGAACCTGTACTTAAATAGGTACAGTTACGGTAACGCGGAAACTATGGACCTTTGGCGCGCTTTGGAAGAAGCCAGTAATAAGAACGTAGGTTCCGTGATGTCGACGTGGACTGAACAACAAGGTTTTCCTGTTGTCACAGTTCAACATCGTCAGGAAGGCAATGACAGGATCCTGACCCTCACCCAGAAGAGATTTTTGGCTGGAGGTGTCGAGGAGACGGGTGACAGCTCATGGATAATTCCCATAAGCGTGAGCACATCGGAGGATCCCAAAAAATTTGTGATAACGGATTTGTTGGATGAAAAAACAAAAGAGTTCAGAGTTAAAGACGTTGCTCCAGATAGCTGGGTGAAACTCAACCCTGGGACAATCGGTTTCTACAGGACTCACTATAGTTCTGACGCGCTGACATTGCTATTACCAGCTGTTAAAGATGGCACGTTACCTCCGTTGGACAGATTGGGTCTCTTCGATGATCTGTTCGCCGTGGCACAAGCTGGCCGCGCTTTCACCGTGGAAGTGCTCCAACTAATGCATGCCTTCCAAAAGGAAGACAACTTCACTGTGTGGTCTAGTATAGACAACGCTCTGAGGAAAATCGGGTTGCTCCTCTCTCATTTAGAGTGCTTAGACTCCTACAAGGCGTTCGGACGCTCCTTGATGCATGACATTCGCAACAAACTGGGTTGGGACCCTAAACCAAATGAAAGTCATTGCGATACGCTACTGAGATCTTTAGTTCTGGACCGCATGGCAGTCCTGAACGACGCGGACACCATCGAGGAAGCGAAGAAACGGTTCGAGATGCATGTCTCTCACAAAACCCTTCTTTCCGCCGACTTGCGCAGCCCCGTGTACAAGGCTGTACTCTCTAACGGCAACAACGAAACTTACCAGATGATGCTTAAGCTCTATCGCGAGGCTGACCTACACGAGGAGAAAGATAGAATACTGAGAGCTCTCGGCGCAATCAAGGACGAAGCTATACTCGCGGAGATCTTGGAATTCGCTATGAGCGACGAGGTCAGGGCTCAAGATGCGGTGTACGCGTTCATGTCAGCGTCGATGACGTATAAGGGTCGTCTGATGACCTGGGAGTTCATCAAGAAACACTGGGACACGATCCACGATCGTTACGGCGGCGGTTTTCTGATGACTAGACTCGTTAAGATTGTCACCGAGAGCTTCGTCACCGAAGAGCAGGCTAAAGACGTTGAGAACTTCTTTAAGGAGCACCCAACGCCTGGCACAGAGCGAACAGTTCAGCAGAGCGTCGAGTCTATCAGATTGAACGTGGCATGGCTGGCCAGAGACTTAGACTCTATCAAAAAATTCCTGGACCAGCAGAGCAAAAGTATATAG
- the Eip63e gene encoding cyclin dependent kinase Eip63E isoform X2, with the protein MYCQDKGSTASKSKEGSVTMREKKGGALSRVQKLKKRLSHSFGRLSISKEEADDAANRGQLPYNGYSEEFLDRLEPNGNIPTDKREYEWTGVGDHERVHRQLSVSSDSKLLDEDIREEARVILRPRRPPRPKSEVFLGPDPPPRRTKRFSAFGGDSPFGKSEAYIKLEPLGEGSYATVFKGYSHLTNKMVALKEIRLQEEEGAPFTAIREASLLKELKHSNIVTLHDIIHTRETLTFVFEYVHTDLSQYMESHGTGNGGLDPRNVKLFLFQLLRGLAYCHRRRVLHRDVKPQNLLISEIGELKLADFGLARAKSVPSHTYSHEVVTLWYRPPDVLLGSTDYSTSLDMWGVGCIFMEMLTGEPTFPGVRCTYDQLDKIFKVLGTPTEETWPGVTRLPGYKPHRLGFYPLRKLGLSFPRLYDIAEGDSMASSLLQLNPDQRIGAEEALRHPYFSTLPRKLFELPDEVSIFSVEGCHLYKNSKDLFAYSRYTSLKT; encoded by the exons ATGTACTGTCAAGACAAGGGCTCGACCGCCTCGAAGAGCAAAGAGG GGTCTGTGACAATGCGGGAGAAGAAAGGAGGAGCCCTTAGCAGAGTACAAAAGCTGAAAAAACGGCTTAGCCACAGTTTTGGGAGACTTT CAATATCAAAAGAAGAGGCTGATGATGCAGCAAACAGAGGTCAACTGCCATATAATGGCTATTCTGAGGAGTTCCTAGACCGTTTGGAGCCAAACGGTAATATACCTACAGATAAGCGGGAATATG AATGGACAGGTGTGGGCGACCATGAGAGAGTGCATCGGCAGCTTTCCGTTTCTAGTGATTCCAAGCTTCTTGACGAGGATATACGCGAAGAAGCTAGAGTTATATTACGACCTCGGCGTCCACCGCGACCTAAGTCTGAGGTCTTCCTTGGGCCGGACCCACCTCCTAGAAGAACCAAAAGATTTTCAGCTTTTGGg GGCGATTCTCCTTTCGGCAAATCCGAGGCTTATATAAAACTGGAACCATTAGGGGAAGGATCGTATGCCACAGTGTTCAAAGGTTATAGCCACCTTACAAATAAAATGGTGGCACTTAAAGAAATTAGACTGCAAGAGGAAGAAGGTGCTCCATTTACTGCCATTCGCGAGGCAAGCCTTCTTAAAGAATTGAAGCATAGCAATATTGTAACCTTGCACGATATAATTCATACGCGGGAGACCCTTACTTTTGTTTTCGAGTATGTTCATACTGACTTGTCTCAATATATGGAGAGCCATGGAACTGGTAACGGTGGTTTAGATCCTCGAAACGTTAAATTGTTTCTGTTCCAATTATTAAGAGGACTAGCGTATTGTCATAGGAg GAGAGTATTACACAGAGATGTGAAGCCtcagaatttattaatcagtGAGATCGGAGAACTGAAGTTAGCAGATTTTGGTCTAGCTAGAGCTAAATCTGTTCCTTCACACACGTATTCGCACGAAGTAGTGACCTTATGGTACAGGCCACCTGATGTTCTTCTGGGTTCCACAGATTATTCTACCTCACTTGACATGTGGGGTGTAGGTTGCATATTTATGGAGATGTTGACTGGTGAACCAACATTCCCAGGTGTACGCTGTACATACGACCAActtgataaaatattcaaagtattGGGTACCCCTACCGAAGAAACTTGGCCCGGTGTTACGCGCCTACCGGGATACAAACCGCATAGACTGGGATTCTATCCTCTACGAAAATTGGGTCTTTCGTTTCCTAGACTCTATGATATCGCTGAAGGTGATAGTATGGCGTCGTCGCTTCTACAACTAAATCCTGATCAACGGATAGGAGCTGAAGAAGCTTTAAGGCATCCTTATTTCTCCACCCTTCCTAGAAAACTATTCGAGTTGCCTGATG AAGTATCGATATTTAGCGTTGAAGGTTgtcatttgtataaaaattcgaaggaCCTGTTCGCATATTCGCGTTACACATCTCTTAAGACTTGA
- the Eip63e gene encoding cyclin dependent kinase Eip63E isoform X1 produces the protein MREWRKVLLCTGKHAEHRESGCGVSSQSRNYERSVTMREKKGGALSRVQKLKKRLSHSFGRLSISKEEADDAANRGQLPYNGYSEEFLDRLEPNGNIPTDKREYEWTGVGDHERVHRQLSVSSDSKLLDEDIREEARVILRPRRPPRPKSEVFLGPDPPPRRTKRFSAFGGDSPFGKSEAYIKLEPLGEGSYATVFKGYSHLTNKMVALKEIRLQEEEGAPFTAIREASLLKELKHSNIVTLHDIIHTRETLTFVFEYVHTDLSQYMESHGTGNGGLDPRNVKLFLFQLLRGLAYCHRRRVLHRDVKPQNLLISEIGELKLADFGLARAKSVPSHTYSHEVVTLWYRPPDVLLGSTDYSTSLDMWGVGCIFMEMLTGEPTFPGVRCTYDQLDKIFKVLGTPTEETWPGVTRLPGYKPHRLGFYPLRKLGLSFPRLYDIAEGDSMASSLLQLNPDQRIGAEEALRHPYFSTLPRKLFELPDEVSIFSVEGCHLYKNSKDLFAYSRYTSLKT, from the exons ATGCGTGAATGGAGGAAAGTGCTTTTGTGTACGGGGAAGCATGCGGAACACCGTGAATCGGGATGTGGAGTCAGTAGCCAGTCTAGAAATTATGaac GGTCTGTGACAATGCGGGAGAAGAAAGGAGGAGCCCTTAGCAGAGTACAAAAGCTGAAAAAACGGCTTAGCCACAGTTTTGGGAGACTTT CAATATCAAAAGAAGAGGCTGATGATGCAGCAAACAGAGGTCAACTGCCATATAATGGCTATTCTGAGGAGTTCCTAGACCGTTTGGAGCCAAACGGTAATATACCTACAGATAAGCGGGAATATG AATGGACAGGTGTGGGCGACCATGAGAGAGTGCATCGGCAGCTTTCCGTTTCTAGTGATTCCAAGCTTCTTGACGAGGATATACGCGAAGAAGCTAGAGTTATATTACGACCTCGGCGTCCACCGCGACCTAAGTCTGAGGTCTTCCTTGGGCCGGACCCACCTCCTAGAAGAACCAAAAGATTTTCAGCTTTTGGg GGCGATTCTCCTTTCGGCAAATCCGAGGCTTATATAAAACTGGAACCATTAGGGGAAGGATCGTATGCCACAGTGTTCAAAGGTTATAGCCACCTTACAAATAAAATGGTGGCACTTAAAGAAATTAGACTGCAAGAGGAAGAAGGTGCTCCATTTACTGCCATTCGCGAGGCAAGCCTTCTTAAAGAATTGAAGCATAGCAATATTGTAACCTTGCACGATATAATTCATACGCGGGAGACCCTTACTTTTGTTTTCGAGTATGTTCATACTGACTTGTCTCAATATATGGAGAGCCATGGAACTGGTAACGGTGGTTTAGATCCTCGAAACGTTAAATTGTTTCTGTTCCAATTATTAAGAGGACTAGCGTATTGTCATAGGAg GAGAGTATTACACAGAGATGTGAAGCCtcagaatttattaatcagtGAGATCGGAGAACTGAAGTTAGCAGATTTTGGTCTAGCTAGAGCTAAATCTGTTCCTTCACACACGTATTCGCACGAAGTAGTGACCTTATGGTACAGGCCACCTGATGTTCTTCTGGGTTCCACAGATTATTCTACCTCACTTGACATGTGGGGTGTAGGTTGCATATTTATGGAGATGTTGACTGGTGAACCAACATTCCCAGGTGTACGCTGTACATACGACCAActtgataaaatattcaaagtattGGGTACCCCTACCGAAGAAACTTGGCCCGGTGTTACGCGCCTACCGGGATACAAACCGCATAGACTGGGATTCTATCCTCTACGAAAATTGGGTCTTTCGTTTCCTAGACTCTATGATATCGCTGAAGGTGATAGTATGGCGTCGTCGCTTCTACAACTAAATCCTGATCAACGGATAGGAGCTGAAGAAGCTTTAAGGCATCCTTATTTCTCCACCCTTCCTAGAAAACTATTCGAGTTGCCTGATG AAGTATCGATATTTAGCGTTGAAGGTTgtcatttgtataaaaattcgaaggaCCTGTTCGCATATTCGCGTTACACATCTCTTAAGACTTGA
- the Eip63e gene encoding cyclin dependent kinase Eip63E isoform X3 has protein sequence MWRSVTMREKKGGALSRVQKLKKRLSHSFGRLSISKEEADDAANRGQLPYNGYSEEFLDRLEPNGNIPTDKREYEWTGVGDHERVHRQLSVSSDSKLLDEDIREEARVILRPRRPPRPKSEVFLGPDPPPRRTKRFSAFGGDSPFGKSEAYIKLEPLGEGSYATVFKGYSHLTNKMVALKEIRLQEEEGAPFTAIREASLLKELKHSNIVTLHDIIHTRETLTFVFEYVHTDLSQYMESHGTGNGGLDPRNVKLFLFQLLRGLAYCHRRRVLHRDVKPQNLLISEIGELKLADFGLARAKSVPSHTYSHEVVTLWYRPPDVLLGSTDYSTSLDMWGVGCIFMEMLTGEPTFPGVRCTYDQLDKIFKVLGTPTEETWPGVTRLPGYKPHRLGFYPLRKLGLSFPRLYDIAEGDSMASSLLQLNPDQRIGAEEALRHPYFSTLPRKLFELPDEVSIFSVEGCHLYKNSKDLFAYSRYTSLKT, from the exons ATGTGGA GGTCTGTGACAATGCGGGAGAAGAAAGGAGGAGCCCTTAGCAGAGTACAAAAGCTGAAAAAACGGCTTAGCCACAGTTTTGGGAGACTTT CAATATCAAAAGAAGAGGCTGATGATGCAGCAAACAGAGGTCAACTGCCATATAATGGCTATTCTGAGGAGTTCCTAGACCGTTTGGAGCCAAACGGTAATATACCTACAGATAAGCGGGAATATG AATGGACAGGTGTGGGCGACCATGAGAGAGTGCATCGGCAGCTTTCCGTTTCTAGTGATTCCAAGCTTCTTGACGAGGATATACGCGAAGAAGCTAGAGTTATATTACGACCTCGGCGTCCACCGCGACCTAAGTCTGAGGTCTTCCTTGGGCCGGACCCACCTCCTAGAAGAACCAAAAGATTTTCAGCTTTTGGg GGCGATTCTCCTTTCGGCAAATCCGAGGCTTATATAAAACTGGAACCATTAGGGGAAGGATCGTATGCCACAGTGTTCAAAGGTTATAGCCACCTTACAAATAAAATGGTGGCACTTAAAGAAATTAGACTGCAAGAGGAAGAAGGTGCTCCATTTACTGCCATTCGCGAGGCAAGCCTTCTTAAAGAATTGAAGCATAGCAATATTGTAACCTTGCACGATATAATTCATACGCGGGAGACCCTTACTTTTGTTTTCGAGTATGTTCATACTGACTTGTCTCAATATATGGAGAGCCATGGAACTGGTAACGGTGGTTTAGATCCTCGAAACGTTAAATTGTTTCTGTTCCAATTATTAAGAGGACTAGCGTATTGTCATAGGAg GAGAGTATTACACAGAGATGTGAAGCCtcagaatttattaatcagtGAGATCGGAGAACTGAAGTTAGCAGATTTTGGTCTAGCTAGAGCTAAATCTGTTCCTTCACACACGTATTCGCACGAAGTAGTGACCTTATGGTACAGGCCACCTGATGTTCTTCTGGGTTCCACAGATTATTCTACCTCACTTGACATGTGGGGTGTAGGTTGCATATTTATGGAGATGTTGACTGGTGAACCAACATTCCCAGGTGTACGCTGTACATACGACCAActtgataaaatattcaaagtattGGGTACCCCTACCGAAGAAACTTGGCCCGGTGTTACGCGCCTACCGGGATACAAACCGCATAGACTGGGATTCTATCCTCTACGAAAATTGGGTCTTTCGTTTCCTAGACTCTATGATATCGCTGAAGGTGATAGTATGGCGTCGTCGCTTCTACAACTAAATCCTGATCAACGGATAGGAGCTGAAGAAGCTTTAAGGCATCCTTATTTCTCCACCCTTCCTAGAAAACTATTCGAGTTGCCTGATG AAGTATCGATATTTAGCGTTGAAGGTTgtcatttgtataaaaattcgaaggaCCTGTTCGCATATTCGCGTTACACATCTCTTAAGACTTGA
- the Emc gene encoding basic helix-loop-helix domain-containing extra-macrochaetae — protein sequence MKAMVVSPVGGRVPPSRGVLHSSLGINGTRRDLEAEEVAAYLTKLRSLVPDMPRKRKLSKLEVIQRVIEYICDLQTTLEETNHESSIVKANPRQPLQPLLNAATTAPTTSTASSTTTTTITGLVTER from the coding sequence ATGAAGGCAATGGTAGTGAGTCCTGTGGGCGGCAGAGTACCACCTAGCAGGGGTGTGCTGCACAGTAGCCTCGGGATCAACGGGACTCGCCGGGATCTCGAAGCGGAGGAGGTGGCCGCTTATTTGACGAAACTGCGCTCCTTGGTACCGGATATGCCAAGGAAGCGGAAGCTGTCCAAGCTGGAGGTGATCCAGAGGGTGATCGAATACATCTGCGACCTGCAAACGACGCTGGAGGAGACGAACCACGAATCCAGTATCGTCAAGGCGAACCCTAGACAACCGCTGCAACCTCTGCTGAATGCCGCCACGACGGCGCCCACCACCTCCAccgcgtcgtcgacgacgacgaccactATCACCGGACTGGTCACGGAACGGTGA